A region of Vigna radiata var. radiata cultivar VC1973A chromosome 6, Vradiata_ver6, whole genome shotgun sequence DNA encodes the following proteins:
- the LOC106763342 gene encoding uncharacterized protein LOC106763342, translating into MVTTRNTNAEDQSEMLRLMEQRMMEMQRKHEEEMAAVRAECLAQIARSKRGDGGEQGEGAGEKRTPLEGENSSAHAEGREERENKDSQSLVKVEESSAMVPFVREIMEVHISEQFVPPQFKMYDGTSDPNAHIKSFINAMTFRTGCDAIWCRALSLSLEGEALEWFNSLPVNSIENFKSLGEMFKRQFAASSMEDVTVVDLMNLKQGKEESLKSFMDRYQKTVRRVKGLSLELALQYVMPALRPGPFKDSVCRNPPITMEELRKRAADEARVENMKQNYRREQQEAKAEKGDNRRAEGQGSKPNVPRLREGPRGPRFPHYTPLNAPRARILQEALNTQILPAPQKRPTPQGADMSKRCLYHQNSGHDTEDCVTLKDKIEELIRMGRLQQYVRREEVRRTEEPSRRGHSYPRPASPTRSSRREANYRAYDRPSRDQGRRTDGRQRSRSRDASRGPLRGTINTISGGFAGGGSTSSARKRSIRALRSIHAVDVRKRSMPPITFSDEDFHAPDPDQDDPMVINVEIARYGVNRVLVDQGSSVNXLYWRTFLQMDVSEDLIVPYDEQIVGFAGERVDTKGYIDLNTRLGTGRESEEMKVRFILVDATTAYNVLLGRPCLNAFGAIVSTPHLTMKYPTRRGTICTVRANQKTARECYAAGLRMYPKEEKRKISRSEVALADLDPRTNTDDRLEPVGETQPILIGAKANQTTTIARGLPEAIEKELRNMLWKNRDLFAWTAADMPGIHPSVMSHKLSLYKDARPVSQKKRKMGDEKRRAVEEEVRKLKEAGFVKEVTYTTWLANVVMVKKANGKWRMCTDYTDLNKACPKDSYPLPSIDNLVDGASGHKILSFLDAYSGYNQIPMHRPDREKTAFMSDRANYCYEVMPFGLKNAGATYQRLMDRVFAKQIGRCMDVYIDDMVVRSPDEQSHLRDLEEVFGEV; encoded by the coding sequence atggtgaccacaaggaACACGAACGCGGAGGATCAATCGGAGATGTTGAGGCTGATGGAGCAGAGAATGATGGAGATGCAGcgaaagcatgaagaagagatggCTGCGGTGAGGGCCGAATGTTTGGCCCAGATCGCTAGGAGTAAGAGAGGAGACGGAGGTGAGCAGGGTGAGGGAGCCGGTGAGAAGCGGACGCCACTTGAGGGGGAGAATAGTAGCGCCCACGCCGAGGGAAGAGAGGAGCGGGAAAACAAAGATAGTCAATCATTAGTTAAGGTGGAGGAGTCGAGTGCAATGGTGCCGTTCGTGCGAGAAATAATGGAAGTCCACATATCGGAGCAATTTGTACCGCCACAATTCAAGATGTACGACGGAACGTCTGACCCGAACGCCCACATTAAATCATTCATCAATGCCATGACCTTCCGAACCGGATGCGATGCCATTTGGTGCAGAGCGTTATCTCTGTCTCTGGAAGGAGAAGCTTTGGAATGGTTTAACTCACTGCCGGTTAATTCTATTGAAAATTTCAAGAGTTTAGGAGAAATGTTCAAGAGGCAGTTCGCCGCAAGTAGTATGGAGGATGTGACGGTTGTAGACTTGATGAACTTGAAGCAGGGTAAGGAAGAGTCTCTCAAGTCCTTTATGGACCGGTATCAGAAAACAGTCCGCAGAGTTAAGGGCCTAAGTTTAGAATTAGCCCTACAGTACGTGATGCCGGCATTGAGACCAGGCCCTTTCAAAGACAGCGTGTGCCGGAATCCCCCCATTACCATGGAGGAGTTAAGGAAACGGGCGGCCGACGAAGCTCGGGTGGAGAATATGAAACAAAACTATAGGCGAGAACAGCAAGAAGCTAAGGCGGAGAAGGGGGACAATCGGAGAGCTGAAGGTCAAGGAAGTAAACCGAACGTACCCAGACTCAGAGAAGGGCCGAGGGGCCCCAGATTCCCACATTACACTCCTCTCAATGCCCCCAGAGCTCGGATATTGCAGGAGGCTTTAAACACCCAAATCCTGCCGGCACCTCAAAAGCGACCCACACCACAGGGGGCAGATATGAGTAAGCGATGCCTGTATCACCAAAATTCCGGACACGATACAGAAGATTGCGTGACGTTGAAGGATAAGATTGAGGAGCTCATCCGAATGGGACGACTTCAACAGTACGTTAGGAGGGAGGAGGTCCGCCGAACGGAGGAACCGTCTAGAAGAGGACACTCTTACCCAAGACCGGCTAGTCCGACCCGAAGCAGCAGGAGGGAAGCGAATTACCGGGCATATGATCGTCCGTCTAGAGATCAGGGGAGAAGGACGGACGGAAGGCAGAGGAGTCGCAGTAGGGACGCTTCGAGGGGACCCTTAAGAGGAACGATAAACACCATCTCTGGAGGATTCGCGGGAGGAGGGTCCACTTCGTCTGCCAGAAAGAGGAGTATCAGGGCGCTGAGGTCCATACACGCGGTTGACGTCCGAAAAAGGTCAATGCCGCCCATCACCTTCTCGGACGAAGATTTTCACGCCCCCGATCCTGACCAGGACGACCCAATGGTTATCAACGTTGAGATCGCCCGGTACGGAGTAAATAGGGTGTTGGTGGACCAGGGAAGCTCCGTTAACATNCTNTATTGGAGAACGTTCCTTCAGATGGACGTGTCTGAGGACCTTATCGTCCCCTACGACGAGCAGATTGTAGGATTTGCCGGGGAACGGGTGGACACGAAGGGCTATATCGACCTCAACACCCGCCTGGGTACCGGGCGGGAGAGCGAGGAGATGAAAGTGAGGTTCATACTGGTAGATGCCACAACCGCTTATAATGTCCTGTTAGGACGGCCGTGTCTTAACGCATTCGGGGCGATCGTTTCCACCCCCCACTTAACGATGAAGTATCCAACTAGACGAGGAACCATTTGTACGGTAAGAGCCAACCAGAAGACAGCCCGCGAATGTTATGCAGCCGGTCTTCGTATGTACCCGAAGGAAGAGAAGCGAAAAATAAGTCGGTCCGAGGTCGCTTTGGCTGACCTCGATCCGCGAACTAATACTGACGATCGGCTGGAACCGGTGGGGGAAACCCAACCCATATTGATAGGAGCTAAGGCCAACCAAACCACCACTATAGCAAGAGGGTTGCCTGAGGCTATCGAAAAGGAGCTACGGAATATGCTATGGAAAAACCGAGACCTGTTCGCATGGACGGCAGCAGATATGCCAGGGATACATCCGTCAGTAATGTCCCACAAGTTATCGTTGTACAAGGATGCCCGTCCGGTCTCCCAGAAGAAGCGAAAGATGGGAGACGAGAAGAGAAGGGCGGTGGAGGAAGAAGTGAGAAAACTAAAGGAGGCGGGGTTCGTCAAGGAAGTGACGTACACGACATGGCTAGCTAATGTGGTCATGGTCAAAAAGGCGAACGGAAAGTGGCGGATGTGCACGGATTACACAGACCTGAATAAGGCGTGCCCTAAGGACTCTTACCCTCTGCCGAGCATAGATAATCTTGTGGACGGCGCGTCCGGACATAAGATACTCAGCTTCTTAGACGCATACTCCGGATACAATCAAATCCCGATGCATCGTCCCGACCGGGAAAAGACAGCCTTCATGTCAGATCGAGCGAACTATTGTTACGAGGTAATGCCGTTCGGACTAAAGAACGCAGGCGCCACTTACCAGAGACTGATGGACAGAGTCTTCGCCAAACAGATTGGGCGATGCATGGATGTGTACATCGACGACATGGTGGTACGGTCGCCTGATGAACAAAGTCACCTGCGTGACCTAGAAGAAGTCTTCGGCGAAGTCTGA
- the LOC106765092 gene encoding isocitrate dehydrogenase [NADP], translated as MAFQKISVANPIVEMDGDEMTRVIWKSIKDKLILPFLELDIKYYDLGLPYRDETDDKVTIESAEATLKYNVAIKCATITPDEARVKEFGLKNMWKSPNGTIRNILNGTVFREPILCKNIPRLVPGWTKPICIGRHAFGDQYRATDTVIKGAGKLKLVFVPEGQGEKTELEVFDFTGEGGVSLAMYNTDESIRSFAEASMATALEKKWPLYLSTKNTILKKYDGRFKDIFQEVYEASWKSKFEAAGIWYEHRLIDDMVAYALKSEGGYVWACKNYDGDVQSDFLAQGFGSLGLMTSVLVCPDGKTIEAEAAHGTVTRHFRVHQKGGETSTNSIASIFAWTRGLAHRAKLDDNAKLLDFTEKLEAACIGVVEAGKMTKDLALIIHGSKLSREHYLNTEEFIDAVAAELRNKLSA; from the exons ATGGCGTTCCAGAAGATCAGCGTCGCCAATCCCATCGTCGAGATGGACG GAGATGAAATGACTAGGGTTATCTGGAAATCAATCAAGGACAAG CTCATTTTGCCTTTCTTGGAGTTGGACATAAAGTATTATGACCTTGGTCTTCCATACCGTGATGAGACCGATGATAAAGTTACAATTGAAAGCGCAGAAGCTACTCTCAA ATACAACGTAGCAATCAAATGCGCAACTATCACTCCAG ATGAAGCTCGTGTGAAGGAGTTTGGCCTGAAGAATATGTGGAAGAGTCCAAATGGGACAATAAGGAACATTTTGAATG GAACTGTCTTCAGAGAACCAATTCTTTGCAAAAACATTCCGCGCCTTGTTCCTG GTTGGACAAAGCCAATATGCATCGGAAGACATGCATTTGGTGACCAATATCGGGCTACTGATACAGTAATTAAAGGAGCTGGAAAGCTGAAGCTGGTGTTTG TTCCAGAAGGCCAAGGTGAGAAGACTGAATTAGAGGTTTTTGACTTTACTGGTGAGGGAGGCGTTTCATTGGCTATGTACAATACTGATGAG TCAATTCGTTCTTTTGCCGAGGCTTCTATGGCAACTGCTTTAGAGAAAAAGTGGCCTCTTTATCTTAGCACCAAAAATACAATTCTTAAGAAATATGATGGAAG ATTCAAGGACATATTTCAGGAAGTTTACGAGGCAAGCTGGAAATCAAAGTTTGAGGCTGCTGGTATATG GTATGAACATCGGCTCATTGATGATATGGTGGCTTATGCACTTAAGAGTGAAGGAGGTTATGTATGGGCATGCAAAAACTATGATGGTGATGTGCAGAGTGATTTCTTAGCTCAAG GTTTTGGATCATTGGGTTTGATGACATCTGTACTG GTTTGCCCTGACGGAAAGACTATTGAAGCAGAAGCAGCCCATGGAACAGTTACCCGTCATTTTAGGGTTCATCAGAAAGGAGGCGAAACCAGCACAAATAGCATAGCATCCATCTTTGCCTGGACGAGAGGGCTAGCTCACAG GGCAAAACTGGATGACAATGCTAAACTGTTGGATTTCACTGAAAAGCTAGAGGCAGCTTGCATTGGAGTTGTTGAGGCTGGAAAGATGACCAAGGATTTGGCACTTATTATTCATGGATCTAA GCTTTCAAGAGAGCACTATTTGAACACAGAGGAGTTCATCGATGCCGTGGCAGCTGAGCTTAGAAACAAGCTTTCTGCATAG